Proteins from a genomic interval of Gossypium hirsutum isolate 1008001.06 chromosome A09, Gossypium_hirsutum_v2.1, whole genome shotgun sequence:
- the LOC107891294 gene encoding pentatricopeptide repeat-containing protein At1g59720, chloroplastic/mitochondrial — MEEERIGYLIEKCPDTRVIRQIHAHVLTRLLPISAVSFLLSKIVGFCALSRHGDINHARKVFAQTPNPNIFSWNSLIRGYYLVGSQSKVPLFLYKELVRKGYPSANTFTLAFVLKACSNILAFDEGRQVHARVFRSGFGSNQFVQTGLLNFYAKCEDIGLAEKVFDEIHERNVIAWSTMISGYAMMGLVNKAFGAFREMQTSNVVPDKVTMVSVISACAMAGALDIGRWIHAYIEKHMIETDIMLSTALVNMYAKCGCIEKAKEIFKGIPVKDHKAWSSMIVGLAVHGLAEEALEAFSRMEESKVTPSHVTFIGVLSACAHGGLVSEGRRYWSSMIELGIEPSIEHYGCMVDLLCRASLVGEACNFVQTMPFSPNPVIWRTLLIGCQKNKMLHKGEVAGEQLLALEPSNPENYTLLSNFYASVAQWEKMSHVRKMMKERGMKVVPGCASIEIDGFVHEFVMGDWHHPEAKDIRQALRVIAERVSDAGHEPQVSDVLHNVGNEEKGIYLCEHSERLAIAYGILKTKAPVPIRIVKNLRVCIDCHEVTKIISKIYEREIIVRDRVRFHKFVDGSCFCKDYW; from the exons ATGGAAGAAGAGAGAATTGGTTATCTGATTGAAAAATGCCCAGATACACGCGTCATCCGTCAAATCCACGCGCATGTTCTCACTCGCCTCCTTCCTATCTCCGCCGTATCCTTCCTCCTCTCGAAAATAGTTGGGTTTTGTGCTCTTTCTCGCCATGGAGATATCAATCATGCTCGCAAAGTTTTCGCTCAAACCCCCAACCCTAACATCTTCTCTTGGAATTCCCTTATTCGGGGTTATTATCTTGTCGGAAGCCAATCGAAGGTGCccctttttttatataaagaaTTGGTCAGAAAAGGGTATCCTTCTGCTAATACGTTTACCCTGGCTTTCGTGCTTAAGGCTTGCTCCAATATTTTGGCTTTCGATGAGGGAAGACAGGTTCATGCCCGTGTGTTTCGATCTGGGTTTGGCTCGAACCAGTTTGTTCAAACGGGGTTACTGAATTTTTATGCGAAATGTGAAGATATTGGGCTGGCGGAGAAAGTGTTCGATGAAATTCACGAGAGAAATGTGATAGCATGGAGTACGATGATAAGTGGCTATGCTATGATGGGATTGGTCAATAAGGCGTTTGGTGCGTTTAGGGAAATGCAAACCTCGAATGTTGTTCCTGATAAGGTAACAATGGTGAGTGTGATTTCTGCATGTGCTATGGCAGGGGCACTAGATATTGGTAGGTGGATTCATGCGTATATCGAGAAGCACATGATTGAGACTGATATTATGCTTAGTACTGCACTTGTTAACATGTATGCCAAGTGTGGATGCATTGAAAAAGCTAAAGAAATTTTCAAGGGCATCCCAGTAAAAGACCATAAAGCTTGGAGTTCAATGATTGTTGGATTGGCAGTTCACGGCTTAGCAGAGGAGGCTTTGGAAGCATTTTCTAGGATGGAGGAATCCAAG GTTACACCTAGTCATGTTACCTTTATTGGCGTTTTATCTGCTTGTGCCCATGGTGGACTTGTTTCTGAGGGTAGGAGATATTGGTCAAGCATGATTGAATTAGGAATTGAACCATCAATAGAGCATTATGGTTGTATGGTTGATCTTCTCTGTCGGGCCAGCCTTGTTGGTGAGGCTTGCAATTTTGTTCAAACAATGCCTTTCTCTCCAAATCCAGTAATTTGGCGAACATTACTCATTGGTTGCCAGAAGAATAAGATGTTGCATAAAGGTGAAGTCGCAGGCGAGCAACTTCTTGCGTTAGAACCATCTAATCCAGAGAATTATACTCTGCTCTCAAATTTCTATGCATCAGTTGCACAGTGGGAGAAGATGAGTCATGTGAGAAAGATGATGAAGGAAAGGGGCATGAAGGTAGTGCCTGGGTGTGCATCAATTGAAATTGATGGCTTTGTTCATGAGTTTGTGATGGGAGATTGGCATCATCCCGAGGCAAAGGACATAAGACAGGCTTTGAGGGTTATTGCTGAGCGAGTTAGTGATGCTGGGCATGAACCACAGGTTTCTGATGTGTTGCACAATGTTGGTAATGAAGAGAAAGGAATTTATTTGTGTGAGCATAGTGAGAGGCTTGCTATTGCTTATGGAATTTTAAAGACGAAAGCACCAGTGCCAATTAGAATAGTAAAGAATCTAAGAGTTTGCATCGATTGTCATGAAGTGACAAAGATCATCAGTAAAATCTATGAGCGTGAAATAATTGTTAGAGATCGTGTTCGGTTCCATAAGTTTGTAGATGGTTCTTGCTTTTGCAAGGATTATTGGTGA
- the LOC121206166 gene encoding calcium-dependent protein kinase 32: MGNCCVTSAAASHENNKKKNKKKGNKKQNPFFNSNGSPKLIVLEEPTGREIEQRYELGRELGRGEFGITYLCTDKDTGENFACKSISKKKLRTAVDIEDVRREIKIMKHLPEHPNIVTLKDTFEDDNAVHLVMELCEGGELFDRIVARGHYTERAAAAVAKTIVEVVQMCHRHGVMHRDLKPENFLFENKKETAALKAIDFGLSVFFKPGERFTEIVGSPYYMAPEVLKRNYGPEVDVWSAGVILYILLCGVPPFWAETEQGVAQAILRSVVEFKRDPWPKVSASAKDLVKKMLNPDPKRRLTAQEVLAHPWLQNAKTAPNVSLGETVKARLKQFSVMNKLKKRALRVIAEHLTVEETADIKERFQVMDTGNRGKITIDELRDGLHKLGQIISDADLQVLMDAGDVNRDGYLDYGEFTAISIHLRKMGNDNHLKKAFEFFDKDQSGYIEIEELRDELADELETNGEEVITAIMHDVDTDKDGRISYDEFVAMMKAGTDWRKASRQYSRQRFNNLSLKLMKDGSLLSPDNPI; the protein is encoded by the exons ATGGGAAATTGTTGTGTGACTTCAGCAGCTGCTTCCCATGAGAATAACAAGaaaaagaataagaagaaaggaaacaagaagCAAAACCCATTTTTCAATAGCAACGGAAGCCCTAAACTCATCGTTTTAGAGGAGCCAACCGGTAGAGAAATTGAACAAAGATATGAACTTGGACGTGAGCTTGGGCGTGGCGAGTTTGGGATCACATATCTATGTACGGACAAAGACACAGGCGAGAACTTTGCATGCAAATCGATATCAAAGAAGAAGCTGAGGACGGCTGTGGATATTGAGGATGTGAGGAGGGAAATTAAGATCATGAAGCATTTGCCAGAACATCCAAATATTGTCACCTTGAAAGATACTTTTGAGGATGACAATGCGGTGCATTTGGTTATGGAGTTGTGTGAAGGTGGTGAGTTGTTTGATAGGATTGTTGCAAGAGGCCATTACACCGAGAGAGCTGCTGCTGCTGTCGCCAAGACCATTGTTGAAGTTGTTCAG ATGTGCCACAGGCATGGGGTGATGCATAGAGATCTCAAACCTGAGAACTTTCtttttgaaaataagaaagaGACAGCAGCTTTGAAGGCGATCGACTTTGGTTTGTCAGTGTTCTTTAAACCAG GTGAAAGGTTTACGGAGATAGTTGGAAGTCCATACTACATGGCTCCGGAGGTGCTGAAAAGGAATTATGGGCCTGAAGTGGATGTTTGGAGTGCTGGGGTGATCCTTTACATCTTACTTTGTGGTGTCCCACCTTTTTGGGCAG AAACTGAACAAGGAGTTGCACAAGCGATTCTTCGCTCTGTTGTAGAGTTTAAGAGGGATCCTTGGCCTAAGGTTTCTGCTAGTGCAAAAGACCTTGTGAAGAAGATGCTCAATCCTGATCCAAAGCGGCGACTTACAGCTCAGGAAGTACTAG CTCATCCTTGGTTGCAAAATGCAAAGACCGCTCCAAATGTTTCCTTGGGTGAAACTGTGAAGGCAAGGCTCAAGCAGTTCTCTGTAATGAACAAGCTCAAGAAAAGAGCTCTCAGG GTAATAGCTGAGCATCTTACGGTGGAGGAAACCGCAGACATAAAAGAGCGATTCCAAGTGATGGATACTGGCAATAGAGGCAAGATTACCATTGATGAGCTAAGGGATGGGTTGCATAAACTTGGCCAAATTATTTCTGATGCAGATCTTCAAGTACTAATGGATGCA GGGGACGTCAATAGAGATGGATATTTGGATTATGGAGAATTTACTGCCATCTCCATTCACCTGAGAAAGATGGGTAATGACAATCACCTTAAAAAGGCATTTGAGTTTTTTGATAAAGACCAGAGTGGTTATATCGAGATTGAGGAACTAAGAGATGAGTTGGCTGATGAGCTGGAAACCAATGGCGAAGAAGTCATTACTGCGATCATGCACGATGTGGACACAGACAAG GATGGGAGAATTAGTTATGATGAGTTTGTTGCAATGATGAAAGCCGGTACAGATTGGAGAAAAGCATCTAGGCAATACTCACGACAGCGGTTCAACAATCTCAGTCTCAAATTGATGAAGGATGGATCATTGCTGTCGCCTGATAATCCTATATGA